The Solanum pennellii chromosome 7, SPENNV200 DNA segment AGTAAAAGTTGTTCATATTAAACACTGGAAAATATAAGGCATAGTACTTCAGCAGCAACAAATATACTTACCAAAGTAAAGCATCAGCTACCTTGATGAAAATAGTGCAGATGAAGCTGTTTaactttgaataaaaagaaaacatattcaATTATAACTAccctttaaatatataaatgttctctaagtaaaaaaaattaagaagaaaaattcacGCAAACAACTTCTTGTTGTCATGGTGAAAGCCAACGAGCCATTAAAATCTCTCTGGTTCTCTACATATAATAGCTGTTGTACGGCCTACAATGACAAGATTTataagaaatcaagaaaaactcaACCAAATTCAGGAATGAAAATACATGATTTCGAATTTTTCTCAATTCTTATGCAGATATAGCCTAAAAAGTAGGTCGAAAAGGAAGTCCACGAAGCAGAGGGGCAATGGATGTTCAATAAGGCTAAGTAATTAAACATGTTCTATTCAATGGCGGAGACACTATTTAGTAAGGAATGCCCTCCAACACCAGCAAAAGGAGTTTCCTTTTATATATGTCTGTGTATATTTTACCTACATACTATATAATAGACGAACAATACTTggaaatagtataaaataaatgtaaacatcaaaatcaacattTTCCTAACCCCTTtattcaaacaaaacaaaaggcGTAAATtctatcaacaacaacaacagaatGTAACATAAACAAGCAAATCTTTACAAAAAGAAGCAATACACAACAAGTACTACGAAGAATGATATTACGTTGCTAAAGTTGAAGTTGTCATCTTCATATGTTGGAACATACCTAGGTGATGGCAGAGCACCGGAGTAATAGTTGGTGGCGTAGCAGTCTTGTGCAGTCCCCCTAAAAGGATATTGGTAATTGTGGTGTCCCTCATAGCCATAATTATATTCAGGCAACGATCTTCTTTGCATAAAAGGACCACCAATAGAACTATAGCCATGGCCATGGCTATGACCGTGGCCATAACTGTTATAACCATAGCCAGGATTATACGAACCATATCCGTGATTATGAGAGCCATATCCATGATTATAAGAGCCATATCCATGATTGTAGGAACCATATCCATCAGCCATATGACTATTACTCAACATTGGGTGCTTAAGCCTCACCCATTTCACCTCTGCATGGTTACCAAGGCCTGATCTTGACAACGCCCTCAAGAGAAGGTTCGGATCAACTTCACCAGAAATCTTGGCTGTCCCATCTTCAGAGTCTATTGTGACAGAATAAACAcctatacaataaataaaaatgtgttaaaAGCAAATAAACCATAGTTGTATTCTCTTCTTGAAGGCCCCTTATAGTGAGTTCATGGACAGAGATATATGTTTCGAAGAGGATTTAATCATCTTTGTTAGAGAATTACAGTATACAAATAGGGTGAaatcaatattttatgtattcTCTTGATCAACGGGTACCACTAGGAGTCTTCGACACAATAGATGTAGGTTCAATTCTCGTTATCCCCCTTCCCATACCCTTCCATGACTCTCACTGAACTagacaaaaagtaaaaaatcttCTAAATATAAGTGAAGGATTTAGTTTAGTGGTAAAGGTGACCTAAATTTTGCCCTAGGGATGATGATATTCTTTGCATCATTTTGCTCCTATTATTACTAGAAATTTTTGCTCCCTACAATCAACATATTTAATGACCTTTATAACAATATTAAATCAATTAGCCATACTAAGTACACTTTCATATTTGCATAAAAAGGGACAGAGTGAATAGAAGAAAGACGCTTAATCATATTTTCCTTCTATATTTCTTCAACTTCAAAGAGCCATCAAACAATGGaagtttaaatttcataaacttgtgatttatttttatctattaaaCGCTAGGTAGACGACAAAGTTATCCATCAAGTAGATGTGAAATTAGTCGAGGTACAAACAAACAGGCTCATACACTATgattattgaaaagaaaaaacaagttCAATTAAGAAATAACAGCATATAGTACATATTACCGCATATAGAACTCAAAACATCTACCATCTTCATCTTGCATGCATCACAATGAATGTCCACTTTCAAAATACAGCCCTAAAAAGAcataattgattaaaaaaaattacaactttttaCTAACTAAAggagattttttattattattattgaaagtGAAACATACCAATTCAGCAAAGGGTTCCATTGAATCAAATGAAAGAGCTAATAGAGttgattgagaaaaaaaaatggaggacAAATTAACGAGTGCAATGTAAGTATAGGTAGAATTATTGTTCGTTTATGAAGATATTCCCTCGTGATTAAAAGGAGTAAGAAAATTAGATAATTATACCAAAGATTTTATTACCATTTTCATATAACAAACCAAGTACTAAATTCTCTGcatttggtttttatttttgtcatgtttaagtaatttatttttataaatcaaatctttaCCAAGATTTTCTACTTATTATTTATGTCACggaaatatttattattattaatgttattctatatttttattgttacttTTGAGATTTTCAGTAGAATACTCTGAATCTATTCTGCTTggtctttattttcttttaatttttaattaatcctTTATCACATGTTGTATTGGTGTCAAACTTGATCAATAATTTGCACATTAATTGCCCAAATATTCATTAGTGAATGACGTCATTATTTAAGGAATATAATGATTGCAACCAAATTAATTCATTCCTAAAGATGAATCAACCTAGGTTGAAGAAGTTTTATAAAACTagatcaaaacaaacaaaatatttttcaaagtgatATCTAATCTTGGtttgtaataaaaataattactttagcAATTCAAATGTATAGGTAAAAAGTGACTTTGCATAAGACAAATTGAGTCTGTTATCAGAATTCATAAATGAGTTTGAGCATGTGTTGGTTTTCTTTTTGCATGACGAAGACATATAATCGTTGTTCAATATCAAACTACTGGGTTGTTGCATCTTAGCCAATTACTACGTTCATAATCTCTTCGTGTAAAAAAATTGCATAAAGTATTTACAAACGTGATATCTGTACGTCAGTATATATAACTTGAatctttttaaaagtttgtaTTTCTTATAGTCTACTTTATCATGATTCTACTTTCCTGGGCAAAACAACAACCAATAGTGTCATAACAAGTTAAACACGGAAATTTAACTTACATCactaataattttaagaattaaGGCTAATTCGGGTCTTCAATCTATTCTGATGTAGTATCATTTGATTCAGCGACAAATTTTTCAATCTGCTTAATGTTAATGCACATTAGTATCTCGATATCCACAACAACGGTCTTGAAAAACTTAATAGCCAAAATGGCGGAACAGGATGAATTTGACATAAGTGACTAATAGGTTGttctttcaaataatatttcGGCAAGCACATCAAAAATACCGAGATAGAAAAGATTTAGATATACCCTCCATTGTGGATCTTTGATGGTAGATACTCATGGGACAAGAAAGTGAGTGAATGCACAGACAATGCTTCAATCTCAAACTTAACTCCTTTGTGCAACAGCAGCTCCAGTTCAAACCTTAGGACATGGAGAACAGTGATATGAATATTTTCAGAACCCGAAGTCTTGGCATTAACATTACTTAGTAGTATGAAATTCTACCTCCATTGTGGTACTTCTCTTTGCAAATAACATCTAGGTAACATTGCTTCGATTTTCCTCTTATCTGACAAGATTACGCAGCCAGTCATTTGTGAGGAGTTGCTTTGGGAAAAAGCTATAATGAAACGAGATGATGATTGTGTGAATGTTACCTTCAGCAGTTAAAGGCAGGAGACATTGCTGTGGAATGCTATAATTGTCACAATCCTGGACAAATACTCCAAGCCATTGGATCTCAGAGACTCGTAGAAATGTTGCGTCATAAGCCATTTGCTTCAAAAAAGTTGGAGATATGTGTTACCAAAGAACACATCCTTCTATTAATCCATTAAATCTAACTACTCCTGTACTTCATACACTTCAACTTAGTGTCTCGCGTAGATTACTATCAAGATATAAGAATGAATGCTTGATAGCTTGTGATAGGAAAACGGTGATGAATGTATGACTTTTCTTCTAGAAATGTGAACATAAGTGAAAAGGAGGTGTGTTAGCAACttgttcatatcataataacaCCAAATTGAGTAATCCTTACCAAAGAACCGAATTTGTATGTAGTTAAGATGTCAAAGCCATATGGATCACAATCTACCAGGCCGTACACAGGCAAATGCAGCTTGTCAATGAGGAGACGCAGAAACCTACCACAGGCAAGCAACATGAAAAGACAGAAATATGATTAATTGAAGTAGGATTCATCTGCAACAAGTCTGACAAGGTGAGCAACATGGGTCTAACCTCCTTGTGGGAACATCAGGATAACCCCTTCCCTGTTCAAAAAGAAATTATGGAGCCAAGTATGTGTGGAATTTCTCAGAAAACAAAAGATGCGTACTGTTATCACAATGCAACGGTTCCTCTTGCAAAACTGATCATTTGCTAGTCGCTGGAAAACTGCATGATGGACAACAAATAGTGGCCTCAGTTATGAACTAGGAATACCTTTCATGACTCTGTTATAGCCTTGAACTGCTTACAAATAGTTTTACCTGATTCCTTCTCCACAACTACAACGTATTGAGCAACGCTAATAATATCTTGTTCAAGCATTAAGGGAGTAACAGTTACAGCCATAGCCTGACAAAGCAATCCATAAAGTCAAATAACaggatatataaataataacaaagcaTTTTATGTTTAGCAATAACTGGACATGCACATGTATGAAGTCCACAAACTCATGCTCAAATATAACCACGTTGTGTTCATAATTCGAATACTTATACTCATAAGGATACCATCAACTTCTTCAACAAGGACCGGAATGGGGTATGCCTGCAGGAACCATCATAATTGGATTGTTACACAACTACAGAAACCCATCTTAGCTTCTAATTATCATTCTTACGGTGTTAGGATTGCTAATGCAGTCAATTTTCCTCCCAGATTCCACATACCGCAGCCAGCCCATCACCAATCTAGACCAGAAATAGTTGGAAGAAGAATTTTATGACCGAGAACTGAAAGGAACTATTACAATATACACAAAGAAGAAAACCAACTATATATCCGTCTTAAGGAACAGAAAATTGTCATGAGCAAAATGCAACAACAGTAGATTTATTGTGAATTTCACTGGTGAGTGTTTAAACTTGATCTACACCTACCACCAATATCTTCAAAAGTAGGCCAAAAATGATGATGCAATAGTACTCCTTGAGAGTTGACATGCTTTCTCCGGGTTATCATTAAATTTTACCTTGCTAAAAGCGCAAAAGGTTATTGTAACATGATAGACTATGTCAACACTCTCAATCATGAAGTAACTTTGCTCCCCAAAAAGAAATTTAGATACATAATGTAGCAACATTCAGACAATGCAAGAGGTATAAACATAATCAACTGAAGAAGAAACATTTGAATTTTCAAGaagaaaagatggggaataatAAATGTCAAGTATGAGAAAGAACATTGCATATAATGAACTCAAACTGTATGTGTCTAGAAGCACACTCCTGCAAGGAAATATTAACTGTGTAGAGGTACGCACCCATTCCCAACAGACACCTGCAGAAGGCAAGCatcaaaagtatataaaatgtCAAGTTTCCTACAAGACTAGCAATAAAAGGAGAACAAACTAATCATTTGAATGATGGGTTTACCCAAGTCTAGCAATATCATTTTCATTCTCTGAAATTGATATTCAAGTTCTATATGAGAACAGTATTCACATCCTTCTAATCAACTACACTAGAGAAGGCAGAGTCAGATACTTGTGATCTACCGTTTCGTGTGTCAAAAGCATGTATAAGTAGCAGAATGACCATTTCTAATATCAATATTCTGAACCCTAATTGAATCCTCCACTGTGAAAATGAACATGTTGCTAAGTAAAAATAGAAGAGAATGTGAACGCGCTCTGTTAATAGTGGGGACATGTGGATATACATCTAAAATGAGTGTATTTTGATATGGAGAGGAAAGTAGATTGACATACCACATTAAGGTTATGCCGACTGCATTGCAAGAGGATGCATATGTCATTAATTGCCCGATCAACAACAGATTGTTCTGCATTATGGAGTGCAAAAGAAAATGATGAGCATATAAGGAGGACGAGATCTTTGAATACATAAATTTTGCATTAGAGATCTAAATCATGGCAGATTTCTACCAACTGAGAACGCTGAACAATACAACAGCACATACGAATTTTCCACCGAATAAAAACTTCATAAgcaatcacaaaaatatttcaaaactgATTCTGGAGAACGTAAAGTCCAACCATGTCCTACGAAATTAACAGGGGAGTAACAACTTTGTAACACCAGAGGCCGATCCAGATTTACCTTTAAAAACAGTAGGATGCATGTAATATATGTCTCTTTTTGATCCATGCCTGTTTTCTTGCAGAAGTTGTTGAACTATCAGTAGAACTCTCAACAAAACATCTGAAACAAAAACATAGAGAGGAAGTAACCATGCAAGGTTCTAAGATGTTAAGGAGATTGGAGAGCGAAAAGTGCCTTCAAGTTGATTCGACCAAACAGAAAAGATAACTGAGAGAGAAACCTTGTACTACCCCATCCCAATCCCCGTCCCCCACCCTACACTCCCCCCATGGTGCATCCTGTGTAACATCAATGAAAGGGAGGCTCATATAGGACAACAAAAGTATAGAAAATCAACTAAACGGGGAAATATAGTTCTCCTGgatattttgtcattttcaatGAGGATAGCAACTTTTAATCATCATTCCTACCCCCTTCTTGATCATTTCATTTCTTGTCAACTATGTAATGAGGACTATAGATGAAATATACAAGTATTGTTTACTCTCCCTAGACCTACCAAGCCTACGTGCATGGCATTCCCTCTTCAAGGAAATAGCTTCCTTGCCAGTCAATAAACCGGAGCTGCAAGAGCtacataaataaaacaaaaaccaTTAATACTATCAGAAAATTTGGATGGTATTAATTAGCCATTCAAACACCAACTTCCAtaaatttcattgtttttaGAACTCTGTTCAACGTAACTATTACTAATTGAACTTATTAGTGTCTTAGAATAGGATTAGGATATGGCTTCTACAAACAAACTTCTCAGTATAGACTGTGCTCGTTCTTCTTCTGAGCAAGACATTTAGAATAATGATATctctacattttattttttggaaggGTTTGTTTTGAGGGGGTGCAGGGGGCATACATCTGGAATTCCACAGAATAATCTACCAAGCCCAGTGCTAGCAACATTTTTTAAGCGGCGTTTTACACCTATGTGGATCTTCATCAGTTGCAATTTTCAGTTCAATTACGTCAAGGAGAATCTCTTTGCCTTGTAATACAGAAAGGAATCATACATTCCTGTATTTCTATCAATTGATAGGAAATCAACAGTAATTCAGTAAAATTTTGTGTCGAATTCTAAAACATTAATTGCTATGAAATTTCAGACCGCAGAACACATTCATTGTTTTCAACTAGATCtttgaaggaaaagaagaaaaaaacttcgCTAAGTTtaactttattgatgatttcatatACTCAAGGAACCAAATAACATTCTCACACACATATGCGTCTTGCCGATTTTCAGAAGTATCAGTAGATAAATTTCTGAACCAATGGAGGTagtgtttttattaattcattggAAATCGACAGCTAAATTCAGTGTTAGTTTTTGAGTTGGAATTCTAAAACACTATTTGCAATGAAATTTTAAACTGCAACACACATTCATTGTTTTCAACCAGATCTTCGAATAAGAAGAAGGAACAGATAACAAAAAAGCACTTCACTACGCATAACTTGACTGATCATTTCATATACTCATACATACACTGCGTCTTACCAATTTCCAGAAGTGTCAGTACAGTAATTTCTGAACCGTTCGATGTAGATCAGTGGCGCCCTACCTCGAGCGAGATCCTCAACAATGGAACGAGTAAATCCTgcaaaacaaaatcaaagtaTATGTGGCTTAAACGCGAAGAAGATTTGTTGAGAATCAATGTATTGAACGCGAGAATCGTAATgcatttttcagaaaaaattgAAGTTCAATGGAAGCGCTAGTTACCTTTGATTTTCCTTAAGAGTGTTAGTGGCCGCGTGTTTGAACGTTTTCCCTCCATTTCCTCTTCGCTCTGCAGGTTCACGTTGTTTGAAAATTGGTAAAGCCGAGCTTTATAGCTGTGAAGTTCTGCGCGCGCAAGTTAGCTCGGCGTGTTGGGCATGAAGGTTAACattttacaaaaacatattttagaatttttttatattttattaacttaaaatattttgaaaaatattttttcgatatGAGATATAATAACTTTTTCacgtaaaattaagaaaaaaaatttcgaACCTATCCATTCAAGGAACCAACTTTGATCTCAACCCTCACTCAATACCTAactcttgatcttgatcttgagcTTGACCTCAACCTCAAGCCCTATTTCCAACCTTGAGTTGGGATCTAACTTCATGATTTCCAACTCTGACTTTGATTCAAGACATAGCGCGGACCCACCTAGTTGCTTGAGGGTGCTCTATTAATCATAACTTACTGGGTGCATTGGTTAAAGTTATGACGTTATATTGCATaggttttctatttctttttatgtCATGGTGCCCCCTCTATTTTAATTTCTGAATTCGCCTCGAATTCGAGACTCGACCCTAATTTCAATCCAAGACTTGACTTGACCTCGATTTGGTATTCGACCTTGACTTGAGATTAAGGTCCAATAATCTCGGCTCGAGGTTGGATTTCCAATCTCGATTTGGAATCATGATTGAGATTGAGTCCCAAACCACTGCTTGACCTAGGTTTCGGCTTGAGATTGAATATTCTGGAAGCGGCGTTTGTTGGAGACTTCCGCTTTGAATAATGTAGAATAAAACTCAAATACGagacataatcaatattttgatcACTTCAACATCAGATTGGccaaaaattttttttgatctAAACACAGTTTGACTATGAAAAGGTAAGATAATTAAGCTCCACCTTCTTTTTGTTACTAAATGAGAAAAAGAGCAGATCAAGTACCCTCACACCTCccaatcattttttttgtttcggTAAGCAATAGCGTCtaagatttttaaatatgtttttttcagGAACTTCTTATAGCAAGTAACGAAATTATGCAGGAAATCTTTGTTGATGGTCACATGAACTGCTCATGTTTTTGTACGATCCTTTAGTTTTTTAACGATATCTAACTAAAGATGAAAATTGTtcacttttaaatatttgaaggaTGTGATCTAATTTTGTGGTATAGTTTAGGGATggttttgacaaaaaaaaactcatattttctttgtagtaACCAAATGCTAAAAAATAAGTAGgaaaatcatttatttattgGAAAATACATGAAATCCCCCACAAACTTGTCACCAAAATTCACTTCAGCACTGTAATTTAACTGATGTTTACCCCCTTAAAAAACTTGTAAGTGAATTTAATAACACCTCAATGACTAATgtgacaaattaaaaaaagaaaggtgcataaatagaaaaaaaaatttaaaaaatagaacaaGTGGGTTCCACTTTGTCTTCCATGACTCTATGTTTCATCTCCTCTTTCTGGTTttaactctctctctttctctaaTCCCTCGattttaactctctctctctctattccCTTGACGGAGAAATTTCGGTGACAACTACTCGCCTGCAAGTTCAAGATTGCTCAATCATGAAGGACATCATTATCACTCCTTTTGTTACTCGTTTATCATTGCTCCTTAAGAGATCAACCACCCGAtctcataaaaaaatttcactatTTCAGTGACTTGGATTAAACGTCGGTCGTACTCATCTCCTTGGCTTTTTTCCatttctctttaaaaaaaatcctctttttatgtattttcgTATTTGGGCGACCATAATAAAAGGTTTGAAAACCTTCAAATTTGTCAATCTTAAGTCTATTATAACAACAATAACTCCGATAATTGTCATTGAAGCTCTAGCAACTCTAGATtcaatgatatatatatatatatatatatatatattcaaaattattagaaaatcatgttgtttgttttagttttatatCTAGCTAGGAAACTTTTAATTTTAGCATTGTACTGGAGAAATGGAACGACGAAGGAGACGAACAACACTGAAAATGGGAACAAGAAATTGTAtggaagaattaaaaaaaatgaaaaagaaaatatgacatggataaagaaaaaagaaaataaaactaaatctTTTCACCATTGATATGTTGTCGACGTGTCACTGAGGTGGCGTTGAGGTGGCCGCGTGTATATCACCTCCCAACCATGAAGTtggtattttatatataaggtTGTATTTAATTTACCTGAAAGTTCTTTAGGGGAATACTTAAACATCCGTATAATTACAGTGCTAAAGTGAATTTTACGGAATAATTTGAGggaaattttatgtattttctctttatttatttgatcatgagtattattcttttctttttttcataatattatatcACTTTATTTGGAAATAACTATTTAGCCCTAAAACTttgataaaacttaaattttccCGCACCGAATGAGTAGATAAAAAAAACGAGGAAAAGCCAAAACCAAATGACGACAGCTCTTGTAAGGGGACTGAAGAAGCTAATCGTGATCGCAATTAATCGGAAGAAACTAAGGAAGATGGACGCCTGCAAGTTAAAGCTCCAATTGATGTCAAAGAATATTCGAGCTCGTTCCAGCAATTTCTTTACAGAAATCAGGGTTTAGGTAAGGATCGAaacatctattttttttctcgtAATTCAGATtactatttcattatttttttctcgtGAACTTGCACCTTCTTTGAATGTTAAGGTAAATCTGTGGATGCTTGCTCACTGAATTTTTGTAGGAAGCTTTAATTTGCGATTTTGGTGTATCTGTGGGCGGGGAAATTCTGTTCATGTGTTGTTGTGAGGTTTTGTGTATCATAACTCGTAAGGTGTTATCCGTTAGTTAAATTTAGCTATGGAAGAACTCATACAAAAACTAAAGTTGGTTGAATTTGAGATATAGCCGTCAGTACTAGTTGTCGTAGTACTGCTCGATTTCTGAtactatatgttttttttttacttcgaTTACGTATTATTGTGTTGTAGTTACTGTTCAGAATATTTTGTTATGCTTTCACTTTCATTTgctgtttttttttatctacCTACGAGGTAAGTATAAGATTAACGTATCTACTCTCCTTAGACTCAACTTTGTGGGACTAGACTGGTTATGCTGTTGTTGTTAAGATATAGCGGTAGAGATGGGGAATTAAGAGAGAATCTGTGTTCTGTTTGATAAGTTAGTTTATTCAACCTCTAGTCACCAGTGTTTGAGTTTTGGTATTCATTTAACAAAAACTAATTTATCTTTCTTTATGTCTCTTTTTTCCTTTCGTGATAACGGTAGTTTATAAGCCAGCTTGCACACACCTTGGTTAATTTTACGGGGTACTTGGTACCTTCTATTAGCATAGGTTGTGGTATGTAGTTGTTTCTCATTTGATGCGTGTTACATTCCATCATACCAAGAATAGGTGAATTTGTGAGAACATTTGTATCTTCTTGGTTTCATTTAAAAATCCTTTACTTAAGTTGCCAGATAAAGGAAGGATGTATGTGTGGGATGTTTAGATCTTTACCAAACCAGTTAAAAGGCTATAATTTTAGTAGAATAATGTACTGGTTGAGGAAACTGATTGTCTGTGAGCATGTGACTGTAGGATTTTATAGattgtttttttgttaaagTCTCATGTAGAGTTCTCAGAGTGCAGGGCCACTAATCATTTCGCAGATATGATTAGCATGTCATTTTACACAGTATAGTATAAGGGATGAGAGATAAAGAAATCAAACTCTGTCACGAGCATCACATAGAAGAAAACTAATATTTCCAGACAAACGCTTGATTTTAGTTACTTGACAAGTTAACAACATAATGAAATGTGTTTGGATGTCTCAGCTAAACAGGATGAGTCCAACTTTACAGTGACCGCTTGGATTTGATATCTAATTTTTTGTCGTCTGTGCGAACTTTAGGTGTCTGGATGCATCTGTTTTTCTGTCTCTCGGTGAGTTTTAAGAAAGACTGATCAAGTTCCATGCTTGTGTTCTTACTGGCCAGAGCTTTCTCAATCATCATGAGAAATCAGTGGTAACATGCGCCTTCTTTTTATGTGAGCTAGCCTTCTAGGTTAAATGGATACTCTCAATAACAGCAACCCAAATATTTATCGTCATTGAACTGGAACTCTATTCATCAATGAGTATAAACCCATGTCAAAATACTCCTATTGATTGTTAACCCTGCTGCGATGGACCTATCCTAGAAAGTTCGTTACTTGGTGGTATTGCATGTGGCACGCGTTAAGGTTCTAGATGTATCACAGACTAAGAACTAATAATTGACAGTCAAGGTAGTGTTTGCATGTGAAAACATGAGAAAACTGTCTTTGTTAGTGTTTTGGTATTCGATGACAAGTCTCTCTGGCTAAGGAAAACCATTTAGCATATGAGTTATGATTTACTAAATTAAATGACTTTTCTTAAGCAGACACAATTTCTTGCAGGAATTCTTGAGGCTTCCAGGATGACTAACAGGGAAACAACCCAGCGCTTGTTGGATCAACTGCCTCAAACCCATCATACGGTTGGTCTTGGGAGAAAAAGATTTCGCCGATCTAAAAGTACTCCTGTGAGTGAAATTGCTCCGGtggaaattaatgaaataaagaatgagCAATCACTTCTACATTCTAAATCGATTTTGGACAAATTCCACCCTAGTATTAGGAAAGTTATTGTTTACTTGGTTATATACTTGGGAATTGGTACCATTTGCTTTTATTTTGTTAGAAGCAAGATCAAGGGAAAGAAAATAGATGGCGTACTTGATTCCCTTTACTTTTGTGTTGTGACGATGACCACGGTTGGATATGG contains these protein-coding regions:
- the LOC107024639 gene encoding meiotic recombination protein SPO11-1 isoform X1; its protein translation is MDSYKARLYQFSNNVNLQSEEEMEGKRSNTRPLTLLRKIKGFTRSIVEDLARGRAPLIYIERFRNYCTDTSGNCSCSSGLLTGKEAISLKRECHARRLDVLLRVLLIVQQLLQENRHGSKRDIYYMHPTVFKEQSVVDRAINDICILLQCSRHNLNVVSVGNGLVMGWLRYVESGRKIDCISNPNTAMAVTVTPLMLEQDIISVAQYVVVVEKESVFQRLANDQFCKRNRCIVITGRGYPDVPTRRFLRLLIDKLHLPVYGLVDCDPYGFDILTTYKFGSLQMAYDATFLRVSEIQWLGVFVQDCDNYSIPQQCLLPLTAEDKRKIEAMLPRCYLQREVPQWRFELELLLHKGVKFEIEALSVHSLTFLSHEYLPSKIHNGGAVF
- the LOC107024639 gene encoding meiotic recombination protein SPO11-1 isoform X2 yields the protein MDSYKARLYQFSNNVNLQSEEEMEGKRSNTRPLTLLRKIKGFTRSIVEDLARGRAPLIYIERFRNYCTDTSGNCSCSSGLLTGKEAISLKRECHARRLDVLLRVLLIVQQLLQENRHGSKRDIYYMHPTVFKEQSVVDRAINDICILLQCSRHNLNVVSVGNGLVMGWLRYVESGRKIDCISNPNTAYPIPVLVEEVDDIISVAQYVVVVEKESVFQRLANDQFCKRNRCIVITGRGYPDVPTRRFLRLLIDKLHLPVYGLVDCDPYGFDILTTYKFGSLQMAYDATFLRVSEIQWLGVFVQDCDNYSIPQQCLLPLTAEDKRKIEAMLPRCYLQREVPQWRFELELLLHKGVKFEIEALSVHSLTFLSHEYLPSKIHNGGAVF